One window of the Nicotiana tabacum cultivar K326 chromosome 4, ASM71507v2, whole genome shotgun sequence genome contains the following:
- the LOC107780968 gene encoding uncharacterized protein LOC107780968 yields the protein MHDFIITEDSELWDVICDGPFVPMKTIAQTTVTVRKTRKEYNDADRKAIEKNFRAKKIFICGIGPDEYNRISACQSAKEIWEALQTAHEGTTQVKHSEIDMLTTEYELFKMKEDEFIQDMHTRFTSIINELHSLGEIIPRNKLVRKILTVLPGSYESKVNAIMEKKYLQKLTIDELIGNLKTYKMKKKKFKRRDAADNVLKKALAAWGDSSSESEDDDEQGDTSMMAAESEAAEYDSTFALMAKSDEDEDDDDDDNEVNFLDVQINLKSYSQKKLLSLTNVLIDAYHNLINDKNALTEEIGEIEHERDDLLVVVLDLKETMEELKKEKYVLTKRIGDIEHERDDLLVVVVDLKELVEELKRENNSVKTSMENCINSSKGKEVASEAHLKLSRFQSQKKNKIFVEKVSTVKEPGSLKENYTAVKESSQRWYMDSGCSKHMTESTDDFLSLKSLQGGSVSFGNGKKGYILGIGKVGKILTYSIENAYYVNALKYNFLNFESLNSGDLICLSVVGVDAELWHRRLGHASFSLLNKIIKKDLIRGLPKSKFKDYKDETFPVFAAFVKQIQVKMSHNVVSIRSDHGTEFDNAKFDEFYAENGISHNFLTPKTPQKNRVVERKIRTLEDIVIDSGIPKSF from the exons atgcatgattttatcatcaCTGAAGATTCAGAGCTTTGGGATGTCATCTGTGATGGACCATTCGTCCCTATGAAGACTATTGCCCAGACAACAGTCACAGTCCGTAAGACAAGGAAGGAGTATAATGATGCCGATCGTAAAGCCATTGAGAAAAACTTTCGAGCAAAGAAGATATTCATCTGTGGTATTGGACCAGACGAGTACAACCGAATCTCTGCTTGTCAATCTGCAAAGGAGATCTGGGAGGCTCTCCAAACTGCACATGAAGGTACCACTCAAGTCAAGCACTCAGAAATCGACATGCTCACTactgagtatgaactcttcaaGATGAAGGAGGATGAGTTCATTCAGGACATGCATACTCGCTTTACTTccatcatcaatgagcttcaTTCTCTAGGAGAGATTATCCCAAGGAACAAACTAGTTAGAAAAATACTCACTGTATTACCTGGTTCCTACGAGAGCAAAGTCAATGCTATCATGGAAAAAAAATATCTGCAAAAGCTGACGATTGATGAACTCATTGGAAATCTGAAGACTtacaaaatgaagaagaa GAAATTCAAGAGAAGAGATGCTGCTGATAATGTTCTCAAaaaagctcttgctgcatggggagattCCTCTAGTGAATCTGAGGATGATGATGAACAAGGTGACACGTCCATGATGGCCGCTGAAAGCGAAGCAGCAGAATATGACTCCACATTTGCCTTGATGGCAAAATCTGatgaggatgaagatgatgatgatgatgacaatgaggtaaactttctagaTGTTCAAATAAATTTGAAGTCTTATTCTCAAAAGAAGTTGTTATCTTTAACTAATGTcttaattgatgcttatcacaATCTCATTAATGATAAAAATGCTTTAACTGAGGAAATAGGAGAAATagaacatgagagagatgatTTACTGGTCGTGGTTCTTGATTTGAAAGAAACAATGGAGgagttaaagaaagaaaaatatgttCTAACTAAGAGAATTGGAGATATagaacatgagagagatgacttgCTGGTAGTAGTCGTGGATCTAAAGGAGTTAGTAGAGGagttaaaaagggaaaataattcTGTAAAAACTTCAATGGAAAATTGTATTAACTCTTCAAAAGGAAAGGAAGTGGCGAGTGAGGCACACCTTAAGCT ATCAAGGTTTCAGtcccaaaagaaaaataaaatttttgttgaaaaagtaTCTACTGTTAAGGAACCTGGTTCTCTTAAAGAGAATTAT ACAGCAGTGAAAGAAAGCAGCCAAagatggtacatggatagtggatgCTCTAAACATATGACTGAAAGTACTgatgatttcctttcactcaaATCCCTGCAGGGTGGGAGTGTGTCCTTTGGAAATggcaaaaagggatacattctgggaaTTGGAAAAGTTGGGAAGATACTCACTTATTCTATTGAAAATGCGTATTATGTGAATGCCTTGAAATACAACTTTCTGA ACTTTGAGTCTCTGAACAGTGGCGATCTTATATGTTTGAGTGTTGTTGGTGTTGATGCTGAACTGTGGCACAGAAGATTGGGACATGCAAGCTTCTCTCTGTTGAACAAGATAATCAAAAAGGACTTGATTCGTGGGCTGCCGAAGTCAAAGTTTAAAGATTACAAG GATGAAACCTTTCCAGTCTTTGCTGCATTTGTGAAGCAGAttcaagtgaaaatgagccaTAATGTTGTGAGCATAAGATCTGATCATGGTACCGAGTTTgacaatgcaaaatttgatgaATTCTATGCTGAAAATGGTATAAGTCATAATTTTTTGACTCCCAAAACACCCCAAAAAAATCGTGTTGTGGAGAGGAAAAttaggactcttgaagatatagTAATTGACAGTGGCATACCAAAGAGCTTTTAG